Proteins encoded by one window of Streptomyces sp. NBC_01571:
- a CDS encoding DUF3427 domain-containing protein — translation MSESGDLTQPAVGVYEELITVRFEQKLKEFASLGWHPVSDTVGAESVPHVLAGHIARTVRHVLQNLPAEERVYAANHILDSISTLEGAQQWVDLVADGPRQLLALTKQEAPGVFTVRPGIPLSDTALITNSPEDPSLGFELRAELATADRVDLLCAFVKWHGLRIIEQSLKAAHDRDVPIRVITTTYIGATERRALDRLVREFNAEVKVNYETRSTRLHAKAWLFRRGSGYDTAYVGSSNLSKAALLDGLEWNVRLSSIATPDVLRKFEATFEAYWSDPSFETYNPDADGARLQEALAIAGGTSSTSSAARRITLSGLEVRPYPHQRDMLERLEVERGVHDRHRNLLVAATGTGKTVMAALDYKQLRKKHDRDLRLLFVAHRKEILQQSLRTYQDVLVNPNFGESLHSGEIPERWTHVFASVQSLSAGALSRLSPDHFDVIVIDEFHHGTSPTYRKILDHFQPLELLGLTATPERMDGKNVQNEFFDGRIAAEMRLWEALENDLLSPFHYFGISDNTDLSTVEWKRGAYDASALSNVLTGNDARARLVAKAVEEKIAEPGTMRALGFCVSVAHAHFMAEYFRAAGLHAVALSGETPTNQRDQALADLRSGSLQVIFSVDLFNEGLDIPDVDTLLLLRPTSSATVFLQQLGRGLRRTEGKAVLTVLDFIGQHRKEFRFENQFRALTNLTRKRLLDNIEHDFPQLPSGCQIILEEKAKKVIIANIKEQIGVNVTALAREVADYAEPRLSKYLEESGRELRELYRGNGNSWTGLLRRSGLLKSEAPEGEATLLKRVSAFLHVDDPLRVAAYTRLLEDDAPGYNALNEQGQAYARMLFFQLWPLGGITRKSFASYDAGFSTLRRQHAVRDELRRVLAYNLAHTEHVPIPLLGVGGKAGIPLTVHASYSREEILPALGQSFIGGFMPGDFREGVKWCDSIKTDALLITLDKDEKDFSPQTRYHDYALSETRFHWESQNQTSATSPTGLRYQHHAREGSHVLLFVRRYKNTDIGGAQPWVLLGPGKYDGHEGSKPMAITWKLAHEIPADVWTYSAIAAG, via the coding sequence GTGTCCGAGTCGGGGGATCTGACGCAGCCGGCCGTGGGGGTGTACGAGGAACTCATCACCGTGCGCTTCGAACAGAAGTTGAAGGAGTTCGCGAGCCTCGGGTGGCATCCGGTGAGCGACACAGTGGGGGCCGAGTCTGTTCCCCATGTTCTGGCAGGACACATCGCCCGGACGGTACGCCACGTGCTCCAGAACCTCCCTGCAGAGGAACGGGTATACGCGGCAAACCACATCTTGGACTCCATCAGCACGCTTGAGGGAGCACAACAGTGGGTGGACCTGGTGGCAGACGGGCCTCGCCAACTCCTCGCGCTGACCAAGCAAGAAGCACCCGGGGTCTTCACTGTGCGCCCCGGCATCCCCCTCTCTGACACTGCGCTCATCACCAACTCGCCCGAAGATCCAAGCCTCGGCTTCGAACTGCGTGCCGAGCTCGCCACTGCAGACCGCGTCGATCTGCTCTGCGCCTTTGTGAAGTGGCACGGTCTACGCATCATCGAGCAGTCCTTGAAAGCCGCCCACGATCGGGACGTGCCGATACGCGTCATCACGACGACCTACATCGGAGCAACTGAGCGGCGCGCCCTGGACCGGCTGGTGCGAGAGTTCAACGCCGAGGTCAAGGTCAACTACGAGACGCGCTCCACTCGCCTCCATGCCAAAGCCTGGTTGTTCCGGCGCGGCAGTGGCTATGACACGGCGTACGTCGGTAGCTCCAACCTCTCCAAGGCCGCCCTACTCGATGGACTGGAGTGGAACGTCCGACTGTCTTCCATCGCCACCCCAGACGTCTTGCGGAAGTTCGAAGCAACCTTCGAGGCGTACTGGAGCGACCCTTCCTTCGAGACCTACAACCCTGATGCGGATGGAGCCCGCTTGCAGGAGGCGTTGGCGATCGCGGGAGGTACGTCCTCGACGTCGTCCGCGGCCCGAAGGATCACGTTGTCCGGCCTTGAGGTGCGGCCTTACCCACACCAGCGCGACATGCTGGAGCGACTCGAAGTTGAGCGCGGGGTTCATGACCGACACCGGAATCTGCTGGTGGCTGCGACCGGCACCGGTAAGACCGTCATGGCGGCTCTCGACTACAAGCAGCTACGCAAGAAGCATGACCGCGACCTGCGGCTGCTGTTCGTCGCCCACCGCAAGGAGATCTTGCAGCAGTCTCTGCGGACCTACCAAGATGTCTTGGTGAACCCGAACTTCGGGGAGTCCCTCCACAGCGGGGAAATCCCGGAGCGATGGACACACGTCTTCGCCAGCGTGCAGTCGCTGAGCGCTGGCGCACTGAGCCGGCTCTCTCCCGACCACTTCGACGTAATTGTGATCGACGAGTTCCATCACGGCACCTCGCCAACGTACCGGAAGATCCTCGATCACTTCCAGCCGTTGGAACTGTTGGGGCTGACCGCAACCCCTGAGCGCATGGACGGCAAGAACGTCCAAAATGAGTTCTTCGATGGCCGCATCGCTGCCGAGATGCGGCTGTGGGAAGCTTTGGAAAACGATCTCCTCAGTCCTTTCCACTACTTCGGAATCAGTGACAACACCGACCTGAGCACGGTGGAGTGGAAGCGTGGAGCGTACGACGCGAGCGCTCTGAGCAATGTACTCACGGGTAATGACGCGCGGGCTCGACTGGTTGCGAAGGCGGTTGAGGAGAAGATCGCTGAGCCTGGAACTATGCGCGCCTTGGGCTTCTGTGTGTCGGTCGCGCACGCGCACTTCATGGCCGAGTACTTCCGGGCAGCGGGTCTCCATGCCGTTGCTCTGTCCGGCGAGACTCCCACCAACCAGCGTGATCAGGCGCTGGCCGATCTCCGGTCGGGGTCACTACAGGTAATCTTCTCGGTCGACCTCTTCAACGAGGGCCTCGACATTCCCGACGTAGACACGCTGCTCCTACTGCGCCCCACTTCCAGCGCGACCGTGTTCCTCCAGCAGCTTGGCCGTGGCCTCCGCCGCACGGAGGGCAAAGCAGTGCTGACCGTACTGGACTTCATCGGTCAGCACCGTAAAGAATTCCGTTTCGAGAACCAGTTCAGAGCGTTGACGAACCTCACCCGTAAGCGTCTCCTGGACAACATCGAGCATGACTTTCCACAGCTCCCCTCCGGCTGCCAGATCATTCTTGAGGAGAAGGCTAAGAAGGTCATCATCGCTAACATCAAGGAGCAGATCGGTGTCAATGTGACTGCTCTAGCTAGGGAAGTCGCAGATTACGCCGAGCCGAGGCTTAGCAAGTACCTAGAGGAGAGTGGGCGGGAGCTACGGGAGCTCTACCGAGGCAACGGGAACTCATGGACCGGGTTGCTCCGGCGTTCTGGACTTCTGAAGAGCGAAGCGCCCGAAGGTGAAGCCACGCTACTCAAGCGAGTTTCCGCCTTCCTTCACGTGGACGACCCGTTGCGCGTTGCCGCGTACACGCGACTGCTGGAAGATGACGCGCCCGGTTACAACGCATTGAACGAACAGGGGCAGGCTTACGCCCGCATGCTGTTCTTCCAGCTTTGGCCGCTCGGTGGAATCACCCGGAAGAGCTTCGCGAGTTATGATGCCGGATTTTCGACGTTGCGCCGCCAGCACGCCGTGCGCGACGAGCTACGCCGGGTGTTGGCGTACAACCTCGCCCACACCGAGCATGTTCCCATCCCGCTGCTCGGGGTCGGCGGGAAGGCCGGCATTCCGCTCACGGTGCACGCCTCCTACAGTCGAGAAGAGATCCTCCCCGCGCTCGGCCAATCCTTCATCGGCGGCTTTATGCCAGGTGACTTCCGCGAGGGAGTCAAGTGGTGTGACTCGATCAAGACCGACGCCCTACTGATCACCTTGGATAAAGACGAGAAGGACTTCTCCCCACAGACCCGATATCACGACTATGCGCTGAGCGAGACCCGCTTCCACTGGGAGTCGCAGAACCAGACCTCGGCCACTTCCCCTACCGGCCTCCGCTACCAGCACCACGCCAGAGAAGGTAGCCACGTCTTGCTCTTCGTTCGCCGCTACAAGAACACTGATATCGGCGGAGCCCAGCCATGGGTGTTGCTCGGCCCCGGCAAGTACGACGGGCACGAAGGGAGCAAGCCGATGGCGATCACGTGGAAGTTGGCACATGAGATTCCGGCGGACGTCTGGACATACTCCGCAATCGCTGCGGGGTAG
- a CDS encoding ATP-binding protein yields the protein MIQQVCMSRKPWDLAFLAEPEEVAALRRIVRLQLELWGLQEATDTAQLCVSELVSNVITHVGPGTPTTLAVSIKGTYLRIEVHDPDTRALPTLLDATADSEGGRGMALVGAIAEHWGVQLHADRKVTWCELATGLNSPNSHTGGAGVARAGVLLSAYGSARAARHASPSTSTLAAAMAAETAVDAITDLLHWLQAHGRDVDDALERAQRHFEAEACAGEENRL from the coding sequence GTGATCCAACAGGTGTGCATGTCACGCAAGCCGTGGGACTTGGCCTTTCTGGCCGAACCGGAGGAAGTGGCCGCGCTGCGCCGCATCGTGCGGTTGCAACTTGAGCTCTGGGGCTTACAGGAAGCCACTGATACGGCCCAACTCTGTGTCAGCGAACTCGTCTCGAACGTGATCACGCATGTCGGCCCGGGCACCCCGACCACGCTCGCCGTCTCAATAAAGGGCACTTATCTACGCATTGAAGTCCACGACCCCGACACCAGGGCTCTCCCGACGCTTCTTGACGCGACTGCTGACTCCGAAGGTGGCCGTGGCATGGCGCTCGTCGGCGCGATTGCTGAACACTGGGGCGTCCAACTCCATGCCGACCGAAAGGTCACCTGGTGTGAGTTGGCGACCGGTCTGAACTCGCCCAACAGCCACACTGGTGGTGCCGGCGTGGCAAGAGCGGGCGTCCTCCTCAGCGCCTATGGCTCGGCGAGGGCGGCCCGACACGCGAGCCCGAGCACCTCAACTTTGGCAGCGGCCATGGCGGCGGAAACGGCAGTCGACGCCATCACTGATCTCCTCCACTGGCTGCAAGCACACGGCCGCGACGTGGACGATGCGCTGGAACGCGCGCAGAGGCACTTTGAGGCGGAAGCCTGCGCGGGGGAGGAAAATCGACTATGA
- a CDS encoding helix-turn-helix transcriptional regulator has protein sequence MAGSPTARRRRLSIELKKLREQSALTCAQVGAALDWSGSKVNRMETGSGRIQPSDIDALCRFYATSDELREFLKALARQARTRGWWQVHGAGVPEWFSIYIGLEQDASTFRQYQCELLPGLMQTSAYAGELHRTGAHLSTQDIDRAVRVRMERQAMLTRAGGPDAWFIVNEGALRNVIGDRALMREQLERILESIELPSVTLQVLPFDAGTYPATGSFTLLGFPDQEDPDLVYRDGITDAVYLEGEHHVREYTRAFDGLRAAALSPRRSAELIETVLKGYAR, from the coding sequence ATGGCCGGATCGCCGACTGCACGTCGTCGACGTCTCTCGATCGAACTGAAGAAGCTCCGCGAGCAGAGTGCGCTAACCTGCGCTCAGGTCGGTGCCGCGCTGGACTGGAGTGGCTCCAAGGTCAATCGGATGGAGACGGGCAGCGGCAGGATCCAGCCGTCCGACATCGATGCCCTGTGCCGGTTCTACGCCACAAGTGACGAGCTGCGTGAGTTTCTGAAGGCGCTGGCCCGGCAGGCAAGGACGCGGGGTTGGTGGCAGGTGCACGGCGCCGGGGTTCCGGAGTGGTTCTCCATCTACATCGGTCTGGAGCAGGACGCCTCCACGTTCCGCCAGTACCAGTGCGAGCTGTTGCCGGGGCTGATGCAGACCTCGGCGTACGCCGGTGAACTCCACAGGACCGGCGCGCACCTGTCCACCCAGGACATCGACCGTGCGGTGCGGGTGCGGATGGAACGGCAGGCGATGTTGACGCGGGCCGGCGGTCCCGATGCCTGGTTCATCGTGAACGAGGGCGCGTTGCGCAACGTCATCGGGGATCGAGCGCTCATGCGTGAACAGCTCGAACGAATCCTGGAATCAATCGAGTTGCCCAGTGTGACTCTGCAGGTGCTGCCCTTCGACGCGGGCACCTACCCGGCCACTGGTTCGTTCACGCTGCTCGGCTTCCCCGACCAGGAGGACCCGGACCTCGTCTATCGGGACGGCATCACCGATGCCGTATACCTCGAAGGCGAGCATCATGTGCGTGAGTACACGAGGGCCTTCGACGGACTGCGAGCAGCGGCTTTGAGCCCTCGGCGCTCCGCCGAACTGATCGAAACCGTCCTCAAGGGGTATGCGAGATGA
- a CDS encoding DUF397 domain-containing protein: MNVAPSMAARTSAWFTSSYSNGAGGECVECARGVDGVLVRDSKETDGPVVVFRSHPWRAFIGGLEGDRRSAVRPS; the protein is encoded by the coding sequence ATGAACGTCGCACCGTCCATGGCCGCCCGCACCTCCGCCTGGTTCACGTCCTCCTACAGCAACGGCGCGGGCGGCGAATGCGTCGAGTGCGCACGCGGCGTGGACGGCGTCCTGGTACGGGATTCCAAGGAGACCGATGGGCCTGTCGTCGTCTTCCGTTCGCACCCCTGGAGGGCCTTCATAGGAGGGTTGGAGGGCGACCGTCGGTCAGCCGTCCGTCCGAGTTAG
- a CDS encoding GlxA family transcriptional regulator, with amino-acid sequence MHTVAVLALDQVIPFDLSAPIDAFGRARLPDGRAAYRIRVCSVEAGQEVGAGLFTLRAPYGLDALAEADTIILPGTENPTAPLPPGVAEALRAAAANGTRIASICVGAFVFAATGLLDGLRATTHWIAAGDLAALHPAVTVDPNVLYVDNGQFLTSAGAAAALDMCLHMIRRDHGSAVAAHAARLSVMPLEREGGQAQFIVHAQPPAPAGTTMEPLLGWLEENADRDLTLEDIAVRAGTSTRTLNRRFREQTGTTPLQWLHRARVRRAQYLLETTTYPVERIAAQAGFGSPTAFRDRFKRVVGTSPYAYRRAFQGAEERAS; translated from the coding sequence ATGCACACCGTTGCCGTACTGGCCCTCGACCAGGTCATCCCGTTCGACCTCTCGGCTCCGATCGACGCCTTCGGCCGGGCACGCCTGCCGGACGGCCGCGCGGCCTACCGGATCCGGGTCTGTTCGGTCGAGGCGGGCCAGGAGGTCGGCGCGGGCCTGTTCACGCTGCGTGCGCCGTACGGCCTGGACGCGCTGGCCGAGGCGGACACGATCATCCTGCCCGGGACCGAGAACCCCACCGCCCCGCTCCCGCCGGGGGTTGCCGAAGCGCTGCGCGCGGCGGCCGCGAACGGCACCCGGATCGCCTCGATCTGCGTCGGCGCCTTCGTCTTCGCCGCCACCGGTCTGCTGGACGGGCTGCGCGCGACCACCCACTGGATCGCGGCCGGGGACCTGGCGGCCCTGCACCCCGCCGTGACCGTCGACCCGAACGTCCTCTACGTCGACAACGGCCAGTTCCTGACCTCGGCGGGCGCGGCCGCAGCCCTCGACATGTGCCTGCACATGATCCGCCGGGACCACGGTTCGGCCGTCGCGGCGCACGCGGCCCGGCTGTCGGTGATGCCGCTCGAACGGGAGGGCGGCCAGGCCCAGTTCATCGTCCACGCCCAGCCGCCGGCCCCGGCCGGCACGACCATGGAGCCGCTGCTCGGCTGGCTGGAGGAGAACGCGGACCGGGACCTGACCCTGGAGGACATCGCCGTCCGGGCGGGCACGAGCACCCGTACCCTCAACCGCCGCTTCCGCGAACAGACGGGCACCACACCACTCCAGTGGCTGCACCGCGCCCGGGTCCGCCGCGCCCAGTACCTGCTGGAGACGACCACGTACCCGGTCGAACGCATCGCCGCCCAGGCGGGCTTCGGCTCCCCGACGGCGTTCCGGGACCGCTTCAAACGAGTGGTGGGGACGAGCCCGTACGCGTACCGACGGGCGTTTCAGGGGGCGGAGGAGCGAGCCTCCTGA
- a CDS encoding DUF2269 family protein, whose translation MTKFLLAVHVLAAIVAIGPVTVAASMFPPAARKALSEPRDGQARSTVQLLHRICRVYATVGVVVPVFGFATASAMGVLGDTWLIVSIALTAVAAAVLAALVLPRQTAIVEGIWHDTGTAGPRATVRLAMFTGVFNLLWATVTILMIIRPGSTTGA comes from the coding sequence GTGACCAAGTTCCTTCTTGCTGTGCACGTCCTCGCCGCGATCGTCGCGATCGGGCCCGTCACCGTCGCCGCCAGCATGTTCCCGCCCGCCGCCCGTAAGGCGCTCTCCGAGCCGCGGGACGGTCAGGCCCGCTCCACCGTCCAACTGCTGCACCGCATCTGCCGGGTGTACGCGACGGTCGGCGTCGTCGTCCCCGTGTTCGGGTTCGCCACCGCCAGTGCCATGGGTGTCCTCGGCGACACCTGGCTGATCGTCTCCATCGCCCTGACGGCGGTCGCCGCGGCCGTGCTCGCGGCGCTGGTGCTGCCCCGGCAGACCGCGATCGTGGAGGGCATCTGGCACGACACCGGCACGGCGGGCCCCCGGGCGACGGTCCGGCTCGCCATGTTCACCGGCGTCTTCAACCTGCTCTGGGCCACCGTGACGATACTGATGATCATTCGTCCGGGGTCCACCACGGGTGCCTGA
- a CDS encoding MFS transporter — MTPPAPPASVPASMGTITTSVPSRLDRLPWSRWHWMIVIGLGTVWILDGLEVTTVGNIASRLSEDGSGLSISSAQVTGVAAALYVAGACAGALFFGWLTDRYGRKKLFMVTLVVYLAATAMTALSFDAWWFFTFRFLTGFGIGGEYAAINSAIDELIPAKFRGRVDLIINGSYWLGAVGGALLSIVMLNTDIFPKDVGWRLTFALGVVLGLVVLLVRRHVPESPRWQFIHGRGEDADELVSSVERDIEREKGRPLPRAEGEITIEQRKSIGFGLIAQTVFRRYPKRAVLGLSLFIGQAFLYNAITFGFGAILTTFYDVPSGGTGYYFAVIAAGNFVGPLLLGKLFDTVGRKVMISSTYLLSGVLLFGTAWLFGQGSLNAATLTACWCVVLFFASAGASSAYLTVSEIFPMETRAMAIAFFYALGTAAGGISGPLVFADLTSSGVVGDTVLAFQIGAALMCAAGLVAAILAVKAEGRSLEDIAAPLSTTSSGTSQKTA, encoded by the coding sequence ATGACCCCACCAGCCCCGCCGGCCTCCGTGCCCGCTTCCATGGGAACCATCACCACGAGTGTCCCCTCCCGCCTCGACCGGCTCCCCTGGTCCCGGTGGCACTGGATGATCGTGATCGGTCTGGGAACCGTCTGGATCCTGGACGGTCTGGAAGTCACCACGGTCGGCAACATCGCGAGCCGGCTCTCCGAGGACGGCAGCGGCCTGTCCATCTCCTCGGCCCAGGTCACCGGCGTCGCCGCGGCGCTCTATGTCGCGGGAGCCTGCGCGGGAGCCCTCTTCTTCGGCTGGCTGACCGACCGTTACGGCCGCAAGAAGCTCTTCATGGTGACGCTCGTCGTCTACCTCGCGGCGACCGCGATGACCGCGCTCTCCTTCGACGCCTGGTGGTTCTTCACCTTCCGCTTCCTCACCGGCTTCGGTATCGGCGGCGAGTACGCGGCCATCAACTCGGCGATCGACGAGCTCATCCCCGCGAAGTTCCGGGGCCGCGTCGACCTGATCATCAATGGCAGTTACTGGCTCGGCGCGGTCGGCGGCGCGCTGCTGTCCATCGTCATGCTGAACACGGACATCTTCCCCAAGGACGTCGGCTGGCGGCTCACCTTCGCCCTCGGAGTGGTCCTCGGACTGGTGGTCCTGCTGGTCAGGCGGCATGTGCCGGAGAGCCCGCGGTGGCAGTTCATCCACGGTCGCGGCGAGGACGCGGACGAGCTGGTCAGCTCCGTCGAGCGGGACATCGAGCGGGAGAAGGGCAGGCCGCTGCCGCGCGCGGAGGGCGAGATCACCATCGAGCAGCGCAAGAGCATCGGCTTCGGGCTCATCGCGCAGACCGTCTTCCGCCGCTATCCGAAACGCGCCGTGCTCGGCCTCTCCCTCTTCATCGGCCAGGCCTTCCTCTACAACGCGATCACCTTCGGCTTCGGCGCCATCCTCACCACGTTCTACGACGTCCCCTCCGGCGGCACCGGCTACTACTTCGCCGTCATCGCGGCCGGCAACTTCGTCGGCCCGCTGCTGCTCGGCAAGCTCTTCGACACGGTCGGCCGCAAGGTGATGATCTCCTCCACGTACCTGCTGTCGGGCGTGCTGCTCTTCGGCACGGCGTGGCTCTTCGGCCAGGGCTCACTGAACGCCGCGACCCTCACCGCGTGCTGGTGCGTCGTCCTGTTCTTCGCTTCGGCGGGCGCCTCCAGCGCGTATCTGACGGTCTCGGAGATCTTCCCGATGGAGACCCGCGCGATGGCCATCGCCTTCTTCTACGCCCTCGGAACGGCCGCCGGCGGTATCAGCGGACCGCTGGTCTTCGCCGACCTCACGTCGTCCGGTGTCGTCGGCGACACGGTGCTCGCCTTCCAGATCGGCGCGGCCCTGATGTGCGCGGCGGGCCTGGTGGCCGCGATCCTCGCGGTGAAGGCCGAGGGGCGCTCCCTGGAGGACATCGCCGCCCCGCTGTCGACGACATCGTCCGGCACGTCCCAGAAGACGGCCTGA
- a CDS encoding DUF445 domain-containing protein encodes MERTEPEAADTEGRSAGPGGTTHRAATAPGPANRTMASFSPADEEKQRGVRRMKATATGLLLLVALVYVLAKWASQEGAGPWAGYVAAAAEAGMVGALADWFAVTALFRHPLGLPIPHTAIIPTKKDQLGVSLGEFVGENFLSGEVVRQRLRAVGIAGRLGVWLAEPEHADRVTAELATALRGALTVLRDSDVQAVVGEAITRRADAQEIAPGIGKMLEKIVADGGHKRVVDLICARAHDWLVLHDEQVMDAVQGGAPGWTPRFVDKKVGERVYKELLRFVTEMRDAPSHPARGALDRFLGDFAADLQSDTDTRARVERLKGEVLGRGEVQDLIASAWTAVRSMIVSAAEDERSELRLRVRASLLSLGTRMATEPKLQAKVDRWVEGAAVYVVTTYRKEITSLITDTVAGWDAEHTTRKIEAHIGRDLQFIRINGTVVGSLAGLLIYVVSRALGA; translated from the coding sequence ATGGAACGCACAGAACCGGAAGCAGCGGATACCGAGGGGCGGAGCGCCGGGCCGGGCGGCACCACGCACCGCGCGGCGACGGCGCCCGGCCCGGCGAACCGCACGATGGCCTCCTTCAGCCCCGCCGACGAGGAGAAGCAGCGCGGCGTCCGCCGGATGAAGGCGACGGCGACCGGCCTGCTCCTCCTGGTCGCACTGGTGTACGTCCTCGCCAAGTGGGCCTCGCAGGAGGGTGCGGGCCCCTGGGCCGGATATGTCGCCGCGGCCGCCGAGGCCGGCATGGTCGGCGCGCTCGCCGACTGGTTCGCGGTCACGGCCCTCTTCCGCCATCCGCTCGGCCTGCCCATCCCGCACACCGCGATCATCCCCACCAAGAAGGACCAGCTGGGCGTGTCGCTCGGCGAGTTCGTCGGCGAGAACTTCCTCTCCGGGGAGGTCGTACGCCAGCGCCTGCGCGCCGTCGGCATCGCCGGCAGGCTGGGGGTCTGGCTCGCCGAACCGGAGCACGCGGACCGGGTCACGGCCGAGCTGGCCACCGCCCTCAGGGGAGCACTGACCGTCCTGCGCGACTCCGACGTGCAGGCGGTGGTCGGCGAGGCCATCACACGCCGCGCCGACGCCCAGGAGATCGCGCCCGGCATAGGGAAGATGCTGGAGAAGATCGTCGCGGACGGCGGTCACAAGCGGGTCGTGGACCTGATCTGCGCCCGCGCCCACGACTGGCTGGTGCTCCACGACGAGCAGGTCATGGACGCCGTGCAGGGCGGCGCGCCCGGCTGGACCCCGCGTTTCGTCGACAAGAAGGTCGGCGAGCGGGTCTACAAGGAACTGCTGCGCTTCGTCACCGAGATGCGCGACGCCCCGTCCCACCCGGCGCGCGGCGCCCTCGACCGCTTCCTCGGCGACTTCGCCGCCGACCTCCAGTCCGACACCGACACCCGCGCCCGGGTGGAGCGCCTCAAGGGCGAGGTGCTCGGCCGCGGCGAGGTCCAGGACCTGATCGCATCCGCCTGGACGGCCGTACGATCCATGATCGTTTCCGCCGCGGAGGACGAGCGCAGCGAGCTGCGTCTGCGGGTGCGGGCCTCGCTGCTCTCGCTGGGCACCCGTATGGCCACCGAACCCAAGCTCCAGGCCAAGGTCGACCGGTGGGTCGAGGGTGCCGCCGTGTACGTGGTGACGACCTACCGCAAGGAGATCACCTCCCTGATCACGGACACGGTCGCCGGCTGGGACGCCGAGCACACGACGCGGAAGATCGAGGCGCACATCGGCCGTGACCTGCAGTTCATCCGGATCAATGGCACGGTGGTGGGATCACTGGCCGGACTGCTGATCTACGTGGTGTCGCGAGCGCTGGGGGCGTAA
- a CDS encoding SGNH/GDSL hydrolase family protein yields MTKRHGYALLAAIVAVIVVISAAIYVGAAADDESGTGNALAGAPGPHNSAAPASVGTWVGAWSASPGGAEPGTEASGMAGRSVRNVVHVGVGGTNARITLSNLYGQQPLRITHASIAVAAGENDAAAAAGTMSRLTFAGSTAVVVPAGQQVMSDGVRIPIPRDTDVLVTTYSPTPSGPVTYHQHARQISYVAEGDRTEDPAGTAYTEQTPYWRYLTALDVLSNESAGTVVALGDSLTDGITSTTGANHRWTDVLSERLRAAAGSGDVPRYSVVNQGISGNRVLADGLGRPADNPSGLNRFRRDVLDRTNVKAVVIDLGVNDILRNPYRVDPRTITDGLRRLVQQAHARGLRVVGATLMPFGGHRGYTSGRDAVRRAVNEEIRAGLVYDAVVDFDKAVRDPYDPRRLRSDYDSGDHLHPSDKGYERMAEVFDLDDLKGSAPAEL; encoded by the coding sequence ATGACCAAGCGTCACGGTTATGCCCTGCTGGCCGCGATCGTCGCCGTGATCGTGGTCATATCCGCAGCCATATACGTGGGCGCCGCGGCCGACGACGAAAGCGGCACCGGCAACGCCCTCGCCGGCGCCCCCGGCCCGCACAACTCCGCGGCCCCCGCCTCCGTGGGCACCTGGGTCGGCGCCTGGTCGGCCTCACCCGGCGGAGCCGAACCCGGCACCGAGGCGAGCGGCATGGCCGGCCGCTCCGTGCGCAACGTCGTGCACGTGGGCGTCGGCGGCACCAACGCCCGCATCACCCTCTCCAACCTCTACGGACAGCAGCCGCTGCGCATCACGCACGCCTCGATCGCGGTCGCCGCGGGCGAGAACGACGCGGCGGCGGCGGCCGGGACCATGAGCCGCCTCACCTTCGCCGGCAGCACCGCGGTGGTAGTCCCGGCGGGGCAGCAGGTGATGAGCGACGGCGTGCGGATCCCCATTCCGCGCGACACCGACGTCCTCGTGACCACGTACTCCCCCACCCCGTCCGGACCGGTCACCTATCACCAGCACGCGCGGCAGATCTCGTACGTCGCCGAGGGCGACCGCACCGAGGACCCGGCCGGTACCGCGTACACCGAACAGACCCCGTACTGGCGCTATCTGACCGCCCTCGACGTACTGAGCAACGAGTCGGCGGGCACCGTCGTCGCCCTGGGGGACTCGCTCACCGACGGCATCACTTCCACGACGGGCGCCAACCACCGCTGGACGGACGTCCTTTCGGAGCGGCTGCGCGCCGCGGCCGGTTCCGGGGACGTGCCGCGCTACAGCGTCGTCAATCAGGGCATCAGCGGCAACCGCGTCCTGGCCGACGGTCTCGGGCGGCCCGCCGACAACCCGAGCGGCCTCAACCGTTTCCGGCGCGACGTGCTCGACCGCACGAACGTCAAGGCCGTCGTCATCGACCTCGGCGTCAACGACATCCTGCGCAACCCGTACCGGGTCGACCCGCGCACGATCACCGACGGACTGCGCCGGCTGGTCCAGCAGGCGCACGCCCGGGGACTGCGCGTCGTCGGCGCGACCCTGATGCCCTTCGGCGGCCACCGCGGCTACACGAGCGGCCGCGACGCGGTGCGCCGGGCCGTCAACGAGGAGATCCGCGCGGGCCTCGTGTACGACGCCGTCGTCGACTTCGACAAGGCGGTGCGCGACCCGTACGACCCGCGCAGGCTCCGCTCCGACTACGACTCGGGAGACCACCTCCACCCGAGCGACAAGGGGTACGAGCGGATGGCGGAGGTCTTCGACCTGGACGACCTGAAGGGGTCGGCCCCGGCGGAGCTGTAG